A segment of the Aureimonas sp. SA4125 genome:
CGGGCAAGGTCACGCAGCATCTCCTCGTGTTCGCCGGCCTCCGGCGAGACGGCAAAGCGCGAAAAGCCCTCGGCGTCGATGCCGATCGGGAACACCGCCGCCTGGACGACGCGCCCGCCCACCCGGATCCGGTCGCCCGGCAGCTTTTCGCCGCCGAGTTCGTGCACGCAGAAATTCGCGAAGTTGCGCCGGTCCTGCGCGGTCTGGAAGCCGATCAGATCGTAGGCCAGCATCGAACGGACGAGATCGCGCGCCGCCGGCAGGGCCGACAGGATCTCCGGCGGGGCAAAGGGGATGTGCAGGAAGAAGCCGAGCCGCCCCTTGAAGCCGGACTGACGCAGTTCCGAGCCCATGTAGAAGAAGTGGTAGTCGTGCACCCAGACGAGGTCGTGCTCGTTGACGAGCGGCGCCAGCCGCGCTGCAAAGCGCTGGTTCACCGAGCGGTAGATCCGGTCGGATTGGCGGTCGAACTGCACGAGGTCGAGCCGGTAGTGCAGGAGTGGCCAGAGCGAGCGGTTGGCGTAGCCATGGTAGAACCCGTCGAGTTCCTCCGCCGTCATGTCGATGGTCGTCAGCGCGGTGCCGCCGAAGACTTCCGTCTTCTCCGGACTGTGGGTCCCCTCGGGCGACGTCTCGCCGCTCCAGCCGAACCACAGTCCACCCCGGCGCTTCAAGGCGTCGGCAAGACCCACGGCGAGACCGCCGGCCTTGCCTTCGTCCGTCAGCGGGCCGACGCGGTTGGAGACGACGACGAGACGACCCTTTTCTGGGTTGGTCATGGCAGATCTCCCTTGGCGCACCCCAGCGCCATCAGTTCGTGACTCCGAGCCAACGATGCAGGGCCGTGACATCCTTCAAGCGAAATTCCGCCGTGCTGTGCGCCGCACCGATCTTCACCGAAATGCCGCCAGCGCCGCGGACATAGTCGAGGGCGAACTCGTCGGTGACGTCGTCGCCGACATAGACAGGAATGCGCCCCGCGAACGGTTTCGCCCCCATGAGGTCGGCGACCGCCCTCCCCTTGTCCATGCCCGCGGGATGCACCTCGACGATCCCCTCGCCCTGCATCAGCACGAGATCGTCGCTGCCGGCGATCGCTGCCTGCATCATCGCCTTGGCGTGGCCGGCGAGCTCCGGCGCTGTCCGGTAATGGATGACGAGGGCCGTCCCCTTGTCCTCGAGATGCAGCGCCGGCGATGCCGCCAGCGGTTCGGAAAGCCCTGCGCGAAGGGTGTCGAGCGCTTCGGAACCCGCCAGCATCGTAATGCCGCCGCCGGGCACAAGACGCCGCTCCAGCCCGTGAACGCCGGCGGCGACGAAGGCGAGGGGCGCCAAAAATCGATCGAGATCCGCGATTCGCCGGCCACTGACAATGGCAAGCGCGCCGTCATGGCTGCGCTGCAAGGCCTCGAGGCAAGCCAGCGCCGAAGGCTTGATGGCGACATTGCCGGGATCGTCGTCGAATTCGACCAACGTTCCATCAAAGTCGAGAAAGACAGCGTGCGCCTCGGCACGAAGGGCGGGGGGCGGGCTCATCATGCGGGTGTAGATAGCACAGCATCTCGGATTCGCCACCCTTTGGACACGATCCACGCCGCCCGCCGCCGCCTCTGTCCTGCAAGAAAGGGATGAAGCGCCGCCGAGCCGAGAAGCCCGATACCGGTTCCTCGGCGGGGCGCGCCCGCGAAGATCATGGAAACGGTGGCCTGCGCCCGGCGGCCATGACCTCGGACGGCCGTGGTTCTCCTGGAGATCAGTCCGCTCGCTCCA
Coding sequences within it:
- a CDS encoding trehalose-6-phosphate synthase; its protein translation is MTNPEKGRLVVVSNRVGPLTDEGKAGGLAVGLADALKRRGGLWFGWSGETSPEGTHSPEKTEVFGGTALTTIDMTAEELDGFYHGYANRSLWPLLHYRLDLVQFDRQSDRIYRSVNQRFAARLAPLVNEHDLVWVHDYHFFYMGSELRQSGFKGRLGFFLHIPFAPPEILSALPAARDLVRSMLAYDLIGFQTAQDRRNFANFCVHELGGEKLPGDRIRVGGRVVQAAVFPIGIDAEGFSRFAVSPEAGEHEEMLRDLARGRLQIVGVDRLDYSKGLVERLLGFERLLEDYPENRGAVNFLQIAPLSRSELDAYIDLRAELEGLAGRLNGRFATLDWTPIQIMTTGFTRRALAGIYRAARVCMVTPLRDGMNLVAKEFVAAQDPDDPGVLILSRFAGARAELQDALIVNPYATDEMARALQRALTMPLDERQRRHEKMRAKVFGGTAAHWCESFIAALESAEIDAGWSEDLAAADPLAPA
- the otsB gene encoding trehalose-phosphatase codes for the protein MSPPPALRAEAHAVFLDFDGTLVEFDDDPGNVAIKPSALACLEALQRSHDGALAIVSGRRIADLDRFLAPLAFVAAGVHGLERRLVPGGGITMLAGSEALDTLRAGLSEPLAASPALHLEDKGTALVIHYRTAPELAGHAKAMMQAAIAGSDDLVLMQGEGIVEVHPAGMDKGRAVADLMGAKPFAGRIPVYVGDDVTDEFALDYVRGAGGISVKIGAAHSTAEFRLKDVTALHRWLGVTN